From the Deinococcus carri genome, one window contains:
- a CDS encoding MarR family winged helix-turn-helix transcriptional regulator has protein sequence MAEVSSPTPQTERATPEVAFLTALWDAWQALTSRGEAELRARHDLDLRSLIALAYVQGGADQPAQLARELGVPRYEVSRVLHALETRGAVTRDQTQADARRVTVRVTPQGAALWEEALGTVRAVTGPALAALGPRAASLTHDLHLLAQFTRSQPTATSSFATPSSPAQESE, from the coding sequence GTGGCTGAAGTCTCCTCCCCCACTCCCCAGACCGAACGGGCAACGCCGGAAGTGGCCTTTCTGACGGCCCTGTGGGATGCCTGGCAGGCCCTGACCAGCCGCGGCGAGGCGGAGTTGCGCGCCCGGCACGACCTGGACCTGCGCTCGCTTATCGCGCTGGCCTACGTGCAGGGCGGGGCCGACCAGCCCGCGCAACTGGCCCGCGAACTCGGCGTGCCCCGCTACGAGGTCAGCCGCGTGCTGCACGCCCTGGAGACGCGCGGGGCCGTCACCCGTGACCAGACCCAGGCCGACGCCCGCCGCGTGACCGTGCGCGTCACCCCGCAGGGGGCGGCGCTGTGGGAGGAAGCCCTGGGCACCGTCCGCGCCGTGACGGGTCCGGCCCTCGCCGCGCTGGGTCCCCGCGCCGCCTCCCTCACGCACGACCTGCACCTGCTGGCCCAGTTCACCCGTTCCCAGCCGACGGCCACCTCCTCTTTTGCCACCCCCTCTTCTCCCGCACAGGAGTCCGAATGA